The Bicyclus anynana chromosome 9, ilBicAnyn1.1, whole genome shotgun sequence DNA window gattttccctacttttaatttcaattcaaggatttattatttatgtaaaatattaatcaactaaataggtaggcataggttccggcaagtaagttgaaataaaattgtggtaatcaacgcagataaagaaagtgtaaaataatcttaaagctttaaaattttacaaataacaatggcgtgctatattataataagttcgttcgttcttgtctgtttgtgtgtttgtttgcacatttgtttgttttcgtgtgcttgtttggtcttttgtttgtttgtgtacctacttgtttgcttgtttgtttgagcaagaggattaaataaaatatttttatcttcaaaacacattcttaaaagatattaaaccaattcaatggccttatttatacttgaattttaagagacataaaaattagagaaataagacgagataataataactgtgcacacgattgaaatacatatttataataataatataatataattatatggaatatataaaattattattgtaaatatgtatttctttagtttgttagttgataagttttataataaccgtcttattatatctattatttatttgtccttgtcttaaattttttagagttcattttcttgcttactcttagcaatcactagaaaactggtcccactgtttttattatttaccatacaagttaacattcaatgtgatgaactgtacacttattgttttccttttaacattataaatttttaccacaaaatagggaaaaatttaacagcctcatgtactagcaacattacgcgggtgagaattgcgacgagtgcaggctgttgtgtacaatttttggacacactgcgcactatagaatgacatctaaacgtggcttctggtggttttctgtattctgagtttaTGGCTTTCTATAATTTATGTGTGGCATacatgtcaatgtcaaagtcaatttaatacaaaacaattaACAATGTCTGAATGTCAATActcaattgttttaatttaataatttaatttcggCTTTCGCAGATACTATATGATGATTTATTGTTGGAAGATATTATACTTTCAAACAGTTTAAAATGGCGATAACAGTATAGATTAAAATCCTAGCCATTATCCAGTAACAATATTCAATGTACTTTATGGCCAGAAATCATGCCTTCATCAAATTCACAGACTACTTGTATAACTCTGGAAACATACCTTTGCGCGGCAAAAGATTTCATTGAATTATCAGCCAAGTTTATGGACGAGTGGACTATACACCAGGATCACAGTGAAAGATTGTATACACATTTGAAAAAAGAGGACTTTATAACTCATGTAGATGATACTGGAAAAGAAACTTTGTTTCGAGCAGAATATGCAATATTTTATAACCTTAGCTATGGAGTGCCATCTTTCAGTTTCAATGTGTGGGACTGTACAGGAAAGCTGTTGACTTTGGAGGAAGTTAGAGGAATATCACCAATGAAGTAAATATAAGTTATgtttttacatgttagcccttgagtagGTTCTCACCTTAACTacattgtaagtgatgatgcaatttaatatggaagcgggctaacttgttaggagtacgatAAAAATTTACACTTCTTTTGGCTTCTACAcatcataatctatactaatattataaagaggtaaagtttgtaagtttgtaagtttgtaacaattctttgaaatggggtaatcttcggaactactggtccgattttaattttttggttttggaaaattctttcaccagtagaatgctacgttatcggggagtgctataggctatattttatatttctatcatatataactactgagttatcgcgggttttctcttacaggtcggaccgaaaaacttacttattcgcatgcgctgcctcaaccattgcgtataactgaaataaatgtatggaggctttttgaacttttaaaagttctacaaaaaagtccgcgacaccatatatctatcttttatattttagcagatatagtacctttagtactttaataaattatttaaattttaaactaagggttacgtcattatttacacaagtaaacttaaattcttatcaaaataaattatttaataatcacaaggatattatagagataagatttgccctttacagtatgttaattggttatatagtttcggagataatacaaaatttctgaaagtcgcaaaaatgccgctatatgacgccccgcggtttcaattacgtggttcccgttcccgtgtgaatatgaggaccaaacatagcctatgacactcgcaaataatgtagctttctattggtaaaagaattttccaaatcggtccagtagatccagagattaccccgacaaccacacaaactttacctctttatagtattagcatataagtcgcttgggaaattatagtcttttggtcattgcaccaccacaaaaggctggaccaattttgctgagggtagagATATgataggggtaatttagggaaagtgtagggtagggtagagtagggtacggataaggtaggggtagtgtaggataggggcaaggtagaggtaggggaaggatatggaacgtatagggtagtgGAGGTGTAGGATAgggttagtggtagggtaggagtaaggtaggggtagggtaggggtagattaggggtagggtaggatagggtatggataggttacgggtagggttagggtaggggtaaggtggggggagggtagggttagcgttagcggtagggtaggagtaagttaggggtagggtaggttagggttgggtaggtttacgagcagggtaaggtagaggtagagaagtttacatcaatttttacgcggacgaagtcgcgggcgtccgctagtgatagatataaatacatcaATAAACActcttaaagtgtttttcagatagcatgggttatgacagttgccttatgacgttcataatacgtactattatcgtgaatcgcgacaaactttcaagagtgaaacgaactgtcaccgtaccgtACACCGTacatatctgaaaaacactataaagaagaatattattttgtctgccacggcacgtgtctggtgTATgataaatgtctgtagatataaacggaccttaatgTGTGATATGATGCACAAGACACTGCAGGCTGAGATTTTcactgaaaaaatataaaacgaaagAAAACCTagtggtaggcgtccactgatctacCACGTCCAtatacgtatcggacgcatcgcatcaaacggatttttaattttaccatgGATAAAATCTGTTCGATGCAATCCGTAGGATGCAGATCAGTAGACGCACTtgaatacaaagaatactaaaatccgtttaatgcgatggACGCACCGATGCGTACCATAATACTTCAAAGCCCGACTCAGGATTTGAACCCTGAACTTTGTAATCCAAAGCTTGCTAACAACTGCGCCAACGAGGTAGTTTTTTGTACGATGTTATGTTtgcttattatataataatgtttttattttacctactGTAAACTTTTTGCTAAACTTTTTAATGATTAACAAAAACAACGATCTCTAGAGAATTCCTTTTACTCGTATTCATCGCTTTTTAATTAAAGCAgttctatttttgtttaattattatttaaattatacatttttttataccacgtttttttatttacttaactttACGTAATCTTAGAAGTTTAACATCTCAATGTTAATTTATAACCAACGAATCAGaaacaacaaattataatttttttttaattctattcaATTATCATTATCTAGCACTAAGATTTTATcttgattatataataataaaaatattttattacaccaaaattttacaaattaaattaaatggaaAACAAGTAACAGGTATGGtgtaaaggcggccttatctctaaagtGATATCTTCCAAGCAACCGTTAATCGTAAAgagtttcgctttgacttatgtacactttttctctacccctaccctacttctaccctaccttacctcttccctatcccttccctacccctagtgAGTGcatagcctatattttatccccgtattgtcaagggaacggtaattacgcgagtgaaaccgcggggcgtcggctagtatgtAGTATGTTGGTACAGtattgctggtagggtggtaactagccatggccaaagcaGATAAAGTATAGCAGTTATACAAGCAAGTACTTTATCACAGCTATAACATCATTATTAGTTATTTGTTAATAGCTTACTGCAGGGACAGGCCTATTTAAGTTATAAAAGAGGGATGGTGGGCCTAGAGTGATAATATATAGACAAAAGGCTCtgaattatctatctatatctatactaatattataaagaggtaaagtttgtaagtttgtaacaattttttgaaatggggtaatcttcggaactactggaccgattttaaaaattctttcaccaatagaatgctacgttatcggggagtgctataggctatattttatatttctatcatatataactactgagatatcgcgggttttctcttacaggtcagaccgaaaaacttacttattcgcatgcgctgcctcaaccattgcgtataactgaaataaatgtatggaggctttttgaacctttaaaagttctacaaaaaagtccgcgacgccatatatctatcttttatatttcagcagatatagtacctttagtactttaataaattatttaaattttaaactaaggtttacgtcattatttacacaactaaacttaaatccttatcaaaataaatgatttaataatcacaaggatattatagagataagatttgtcctttacagtatgttaattagttatatagtttcggagataatacaaaatttctgaaagtcgcagaaatgccgctatatgacgccccgcggtttcaattacgaggttcccgttcccgtgtgaatatgaggaccaaacatagcctatgacactcgcaaataatgtagctttctattggtaaaagaattttccaaatcggtccagtagatcctgagattacccccgacaacctatacctctttatagtattagcatagaagtcgcttgggaaattatagtcttttggtcattgcaccacgcacaaaaggctggaccaattttgctgagggtagggataggatagaggtagggaaggggtaggatagaggtagggtaggggtaatttagggaaagtatagggtagggtagggtagggtagggtacggataaggtaggggtagtgtagggtaggggcaaggtagaggtaggggaaggatatggaacgtatagggtaggggaggagtaggataggggtagggtagggtaggggtagggtacgggtagggtagggttagggtagggataaggtaggggtagggaagggttagggttagcggtagggtaggggtagggtaggggtagattaggggtagggtaggatagggtatggataggttacgggtagggttagggtagggtaaggtggggggagggaagggttagcgttagcggtagggtaggagtaaggtaggggtagggtagggtagggtagggttgggtaggtttacgagcagggtaaggtagaggtagagaagtttacatcaatttttacgcggacgaagtcgcgggcgtccgctagtagtaatataataaagctgaagagtttgtttgtttgtttgtttgattgaacgcgctaatctcaggaactactggtccgatttaaaaaattctttctgtgctagatagcccatttatcgaggaaggctatgggctatatattatccccatattcctacgggaacgggaaccacgcgggtaaaaccgcgcggcgtcagctagtcataagATAAAGCACCTCAAGCTGTCCAGCTCTCTGAGGTACTGACATGTAACACAATCAACTTCCCATATCTAGACTTTTACAGAGAATTAACTGATAATCCAGAACTTAAGGGGTTATTTGTGGGGTAAATGAGCCAAGTGAAACTGAAATGGAATGGCAATTCATAGGGGATATGTTTAAAGTTTGAATTTGCGGATTATAGTTTTTTCGGCGGGAATACAGGTATCTTTAGCTCATAAAGGTTGCAAATTTTTAATCAGTGAATAGTGAAAACTTGAATAAACAGCTACTGTATAATATGGTATACAGGTTGCATTTTTCTTTTGCAtgggataataattattttggccATGTCCTGAAACCAGAAATGTAATGgtacctgttttttttttcagtataagCACCAAAGATTTCTACTCTGTGGTAACACAGCAGGAGCATCCTGTGTTTCATCGGCCATACTTTATAATTCACCCGTGCCACACTGCCGAACTACTGTCCATGTTCAAGAAATCCAGCAAGAATATCATCATTACATTTCTAAGCCTTATAACACCTTTAATTCAGTTAAAATTGCCATTGGAGTATGGGCTGTcatcataaaaattttaatggcaATAGCCTCAATTTCACCAATACAACAAAATAAACTGGGCTCACTACTGGTCTCTTAGAGAGATTCTGCCACTCCAATGCCAAACAAATGCAAAGTATACAACATGTGTCTCCTCCCAATACTAACTTATGCATGTCAAACCTGTTGAATGACAAAAGGCCACCAACAAAAGCTAAAGGTATGCTAACATGGGATAGGAAGGAGCATGTAGCATACAGTTAAAAAAAGTGAAGTACAAAGAAAATGTCAAAAGCTGCTAATGTAATTTGTAACGGAAGCTGAAGTGGTGCTGGATGGGACATGTGATCAGATCCTTAAAAGAGAAATGGTCAAAGTGGTCATTCAGTAGAAAATTCAGAGATGGAATAGGAGGCAAAGATAACCTCACAAAATATGGGAAGATGTCTTGCCGAAAGGATGCCAAAGAGAAGTTAGAGACTGAGAGTGGcaaagtctggaggaggcctgtGTCAAAAGACAACCTGACTGCTTTGgtgtaatataaattaagtaatagttttaagtataatatatgtaattaccaatcagagctatttttatttattttatagtccacaaggaaccagACGGATGCACGGACAGaaagacatggcgaaactataagttACGTAACTACGTCCTTCCGTCCCtacgtccgtccgtccgtcctcGGTTTAGTGCATAGACTATTACTACTCGAAAGCTgaaaattagcatgagtatgtgtATGTACgcacattaaaaatgtaaacaaaatcaCATATGATaagtatacctatataaaatgtaaagtggggatgagtGTAGGgtatttgaaagatatgagggggTATTCTACCAATACTTTTCGATTAAGgtctgtttgtaaaatattaagcttttatgaGCTAAAACTATAACAgttaagtagcaattgctatttaaagagtaatagttgACCAACTTAACTTAAGAAGTTAAGTTGGAAGactcgcgggcgtctgctagtttaccTAATATATTTACGTACGTACAACAATAGATAAATCGATTTTTATGACTTCGAATTCGCCTAGGAATGgtctaattatttaattaaattaataaagattttattgctGATTGTTAATCGTAATATTCTCCCACGATCGCTGACGAAATTTGCATTggagtaattttaaatttccgTTATTGAAATGTTTTGACggcctgcgtggcgcagtggatttacgaatcggagctcctgggttcgatccccggctgggctgattgaggttttcttaattggtccaggtctggctagtgggagggaggagacttttcagttgcgtgcattttaagaaattaaatatcacgtgtctcaaacggtccttacgatgtttttctttcaaaacaTCGTGAataaacctgcataacagaaaattttctgcgtgtgtgaagtctgccaatccgcattgggccagcgtggtggactgttggcctagcccttctcattctgagatgagactcgagtcgaatatgggttgataatgatgatgatgatgccaaaGCTAGTGACAATTACTGATTGAAACATTAGGACTCATGCTCGCCACGCCAACCCTcattgcagcagcgtggtgaTAAATCTGTCAAGTTTATCTGGATCTCTAGCAGGGAAGCCTATTAAAACGCCTATTACTAAGACtgttgtccgtccgtctgtcaccgTAATAATTAGACAGATTTGTTTTACAAAtgatgtatgtaggtattactTAGGTACTAAATGTACTATATCAGTAATACTACCTACTTTAGTAATACATAATCTGcgaaaacagaataaaataaatatctaagaCGGCTGCCACACAATTAACGTTTTTTGTTTGGCGTTTTTAGCGTTCcttagtccacaaggaaccctttgAGAAAATGATGTCTTTGGAGTccccctacatgcaaagtgaagATGTTTTACTACTAGTCTATCCCATAGCGTGACGTTCgactatcggtatttttgtggaATGTCTTTTTAGgctttaaagtgctaatttaatctacggaaccctacactgcgcgtgaccTGACACGCACTTCGCTGATTTTTAGTGGTGCGGAAAATTTGTGGATACATCTTAATTTTCTGTAAATTAGGatgttattttatgaaaataagaaaacctttaGGCTTTAGGTAAGTAGgcttattttaagtaattaatattgtaggtaggtacttaaacctatattttatcaatcatttgaaaataatgcaatgcaattgcaaataaataattatttttcattacctattttataataataaaagaaattggaAAACTattgaatttcaaattaaaataatcaagaTATTCGATTgtattaattaggtaggtacttacctaccgAATAGAGTCAAGTTAACACTTACAACACGGAACGCTACGAAAGCACTAATGAAGTAGAATGTATGAATTTAGTCTACTTGGTTGACAAAAAAACACATACTACTAatagcccgcgataaaagctacgCAAAAGCATAAAAATTCGTATGTACCTAGAGTACCTACAAAGAAAGCTgcttttgaataaataaaaaatactatagaattttactaattctctgcgtgtgtgaagtctgccaatccgcattgggccagcgtggtcgtctgttggccgaacccctctcattttaagactcgagctcagcagtgagt harbors:
- the LOC112047642 gene encoding ubiquitin-like-conjugating enzyme ATG10 — protein: MPSSNSQTTCITLETYLCAAKDFIELSAKFMDEWTIHQDHSERLYTHLKKEDFITHVDDTGKETLFRAEYAIFYNLSYGVPSFSFNVWDCTGKLLTLEEVRGISPMNISTKDFYSVVTQQEHPVFHRPYFIIHPCHTAELLSMFKKSSKNIIITFLSLITPLIQLKLPLEYGLSS